In Cellvibrio polysaccharolyticus, a genomic segment contains:
- a CDS encoding NAD(P)/FAD-dependent oxidoreductase, with protein sequence MKIAIIGSGISGLTCAYLLNRKHDITVFEAGSWIGGHTHTVDVEVAGQRYAIDTGFIVFNDWTYPNFIRLLDHLGVASQATEMSFSVRDPETGVEYNGNNLNTLFAQRSNLVSPKFWGMLRDILRFNREAVADLEQQRIAADTTLGAYLRDNGYGQRFIHHYIVPMGSAIWSMSLADMQHFPLEFFVRFCKNHGLLSVSNRPQWRVISGGSRQYIALLTARFDKHIRVNCPVQRVERDETGVTVHSATGSERFDRVVFACHSDQALSLLAAPTENEQQILGALQYADNEVVLHTDTTLLPRRKLAWASWNYRLGNSTRQPAAVTYNMNILQGIENDTTFCVSLNQTAAIDPKRILGRFRYAHPQYSLAGVAAQERWRELHGELNTFYCGAYWANGFHEDGVVSALRVASAFGEQL encoded by the coding sequence ATGAAAATCGCTATTATCGGCAGTGGTATCTCGGGCCTTACCTGCGCTTACCTGCTTAACCGCAAACACGACATTACCGTATTTGAAGCCGGCTCCTGGATTGGTGGCCATACCCATACCGTTGATGTGGAAGTTGCCGGGCAGCGTTACGCCATTGATACCGGTTTTATTGTTTTTAACGACTGGACCTACCCCAATTTTATCCGCTTGCTGGATCACCTGGGGGTGGCTTCGCAGGCGACTGAAATGAGCTTTTCAGTGCGCGATCCGGAAACCGGTGTTGAGTACAACGGCAATAATTTGAACACCCTGTTTGCCCAGCGCAGCAACCTGGTGTCACCCAAATTCTGGGGCATGCTGCGCGATATTCTTCGCTTTAACCGCGAGGCAGTGGCTGACCTCGAACAACAACGCATTGCGGCGGATACCACGCTGGGCGCTTACCTTCGGGATAACGGCTACGGCCAGCGATTTATCCATCATTACATTGTGCCCATGGGCTCGGCCATCTGGTCGATGTCGCTGGCCGACATGCAACATTTCCCGCTGGAGTTTTTTGTACGCTTTTGCAAAAACCACGGCCTGCTATCGGTCAGTAATCGCCCGCAATGGCGGGTGATCAGCGGCGGCTCCCGGCAATATATTGCGCTGCTCACCGCCCGCTTTGATAAACACATTCGGGTGAACTGCCCGGTGCAACGGGTTGAGCGCGACGAAACCGGTGTAACGGTGCACAGCGCCACCGGCAGTGAACGCTTTGACCGGGTCGTGTTTGCCTGCCACAGCGACCAGGCTCTGAGCCTGCTGGCTGCACCTACCGAAAATGAACAACAAATTCTCGGTGCCTTGCAATACGCCGATAACGAGGTGGTACTGCACACAGATACCACCTTGTTGCCGCGTCGCAAGCTGGCCTGGGCGAGCTGGAATTACCGGTTGGGTAACTCCACCCGGCAACCGGCAGCAGTCACCTACAACATGAACATCCTGCAAGGCATTGAAAACGACACCACCTTTTGTGTCAGCCTCAATCAAACCGCCGCGATTGACCCGAAAAGAATCCTTGGCCGCTTTCGCTATGCCCACCCCCAATACAGCCTGGCCGGGGTGGCAGCGCAAGAGCGCTGGCGCGAGTTGCACGGCGAACTGAATACCTTTTACTGCGGCGCTTACTGGGCGAACGGTTTTCACGAAGACGGCGTGGTAAGCGCCCTGCGTGTAGCTTCCGCCTTCGGG
- a CDS encoding SDR family NAD(P)-dependent oxidoreductase, which yields MKRIWLTGASSGIGAELARVLLAEGHWLAVSARNAEALEALRAAWPQQVLVLPGDLTDKAQVEAMGEQLTNAWGYVDQVILNAGTCEYLDARHFEADMIERVVSANLFSAARCVEVALPLLRKASEPHLVAVCSSVTWLPLPRSEAYGASKAAMRYLFQSLRIDLAHENIDVTLVSPGFVDTPLTRGNDFPMPMRWPVEKAVAYIAARLPKRPLEIAFPGPFIFTLRLLAALPQGLQLALGKRLARSHQDNPS from the coding sequence ATGAAGCGCATCTGGCTTACCGGCGCCAGTAGCGGCATAGGTGCAGAGCTGGCACGGGTTCTCCTCGCCGAGGGACACTGGCTGGCGGTCAGCGCACGCAATGCCGAGGCCCTTGAAGCATTGCGCGCGGCCTGGCCGCAGCAAGTGCTGGTATTGCCCGGCGACCTCACCGACAAGGCACAGGTCGAGGCGATGGGCGAGCAGCTCACCAATGCCTGGGGTTATGTGGATCAGGTGATTCTTAATGCAGGCACCTGCGAATATCTGGACGCCCGGCATTTTGAGGCCGACATGATTGAGCGCGTGGTCAGCGCCAATCTCTTCTCGGCGGCTCGCTGTGTAGAGGTAGCTTTGCCCTTGTTGCGCAAGGCGAGCGAGCCACATCTGGTAGCCGTTTGCAGTTCGGTAACCTGGCTGCCCTTGCCCCGCTCCGAAGCTTATGGTGCCTCCAAGGCCGCCATGCGCTACCTGTTCCAGTCACTGCGCATTGACCTTGCCCACGAAAACATTGATGTAACCCTGGTCAGCCCCGGCTTTGTTGATACGCCGCTAACCCGCGGTAACGACTTCCCTATGCCGATGCGCTGGCCGGTTGAAAAAGCGGTGGCTTACATCGCCGCCCGGCTGCCAAAACGCCCGCTGGAAATTGCCTTTCCCGGCCCTTTTATTTTTACCCTGCGCCTGCTGGCTGCTTTGCCACAAGGCTTGCAGCTGGCACTCGGAAAGCGCCTTGCCCGTTCTCATCAGGATAACCCTTCATGA
- a CDS encoding nuclear transport factor 2 family protein — translation MSDFLQQFARDFAALNASNLDQLGELYTPDISFRDPLHKIDGLPALKDYFTQLYANVTDIRFEFHGYDQVAEGAGYLLWTLYCRHPRLNGGNTIRVEGCSHLLWRDKVYQHRDYFDAGALLYEHLPLMGSIIAWLKRRLA, via the coding sequence ATGTCTGATTTCCTCCAGCAATTCGCACGGGATTTTGCAGCCCTGAATGCCAGTAATCTGGATCAGCTGGGCGAGCTGTACACCCCGGACATAAGTTTTCGCGACCCCTTGCACAAGATCGACGGCCTGCCAGCGCTGAAGGACTACTTTACCCAGCTCTATGCCAACGTCACTGACATACGTTTTGAATTCCACGGTTACGACCAGGTGGCAGAAGGCGCCGGTTATTTACTCTGGACACTCTATTGTCGCCACCCCCGGCTGAACGGAGGCAACACCATTCGCGTGGAAGGTTGCAGCCATTTGTTATGGCGCGACAAGGTATATCAGCACCGGGATTATTTTGACGCAGGCGCCCTGCTCTACGAGCATCTACCCTTAATGGGATCAATCATCGCGTGGCTGAAAAGGAGGTTGGCATGA
- a CDS encoding MerR family transcriptional regulator — protein MNSNQPLTRDTSTSEVLLPIREVALRTGVNAVTLRAWERRYGLIRPLRTLKGHRLYSVDQIARIHDVLGWLQRGVAVSQVKLLLQEAQQPEETLDSFWTGGLQQWLGYIEELAERPLDESFNQALALYPPETLCRYLLLPLLERLELRWNCQSATGVEQVFFLSWLRNKLGSRIAHDNRLRSGAPLLMLNLSDRVMEPGFWLSAWLANNSDCPLSLYEWPIPAENLTFAVAKLKPRAVVLYADGCVKPGYLRAMLEAVDVPLLLSGHAVSIHHDMLGSTPDIHLADNPIATLHRLQQLNLVESFSGASHV, from the coding sequence GTTACCTTGCGCGCCTGGGAACGTCGTTACGGGTTAATTCGCCCGCTGCGCACCTTGAAAGGCCATCGTCTTTATTCCGTTGACCAGATCGCCCGCATTCACGATGTGCTCGGCTGGTTGCAGCGCGGTGTGGCGGTCAGCCAGGTCAAATTGTTGCTGCAAGAAGCTCAACAACCCGAAGAAACCCTGGACTCTTTCTGGACCGGCGGGTTACAGCAGTGGCTCGGCTATATTGAGGAATTGGCCGAGCGGCCACTGGATGAAAGCTTTAACCAGGCGCTGGCGCTCTACCCGCCGGAAACACTCTGTCGCTACCTGTTACTACCGCTTCTTGAAAGGCTGGAGCTGCGCTGGAACTGCCAATCGGCCACTGGCGTAGAGCAGGTGTTTTTTCTTTCCTGGCTGCGTAACAAACTCGGTTCCCGCATTGCCCACGACAATCGCCTGCGCAGCGGTGCCCCCTTACTCATGCTCAACCTCTCTGACCGGGTGATGGAACCGGGCTTTTGGCTGAGCGCCTGGCTGGCGAACAACAGCGACTGCCCGCTCAGCTTGTATGAGTGGCCTATACCGGCAGAAAACCTGACCTTTGCCGTCGCCAAACTCAAGCCCCGTGCGGTGGTGCTTTATGCCGATGGCTGCGTAAAACCCGGCTACCTGCGCGCCATGCTCGAAGCCGTTGACGTACCGCTGTTGCTGAGCGGCCATGCGGTCAGTATTCACCACGATATGCTGGGTTCAACGCCGGACATTCACCTCGCCGACAACCCCATCGCCACCCTGCACCGTTTACAGCAACTTAACCTCGTAGAGTCCTTCTCCGGAGCCAGCCATGTCTGA